In Stenotrophomonas sp. 169, one DNA window encodes the following:
- the aceA gene encoding isocitrate lyase, whose translation MSTLPTAEQIQHDWDTHPRWQGIERNYTAADVVRLRGTVHVEHSLARLGAEKLWTYLQEKEFVNALGALTGNQAMQQVKAGLNAIYLSGWQVAADANLAGQMYPDQSLYPADSVPAVVKRINNTLLRADQLHHAEGKDDIDFLQPIVADAEAGFGGVLNAFELMKAMIEAGAAGVHFEDQLASVKKCGHMGGKVLVPTREAIEKLNAARLAADVLGVPTLLVARTDAEAADLLTSDIDPNDQPFATGERTTEGFYKTRNGLDQAISRGLAYAPYADLVWCETGKPDLEFARQFAEAIHARFPGKLLAYNCSPSFNWKKNLDDATIAKFQTEIAKYGYKFQFITLAGFHALNYSMFNLAHGYARRQMSAFVELQEAEFAAADRGFTAVKHQREVGTGYFDAVTQAIQQGQSSTTALTGSTEEEQFSAGRAA comes from the coding sequence ATGAGCACGCTGCCCACTGCCGAACAGATCCAGCACGACTGGGACACCCACCCCCGCTGGCAGGGGATTGAACGCAACTACACCGCCGCCGACGTGGTGCGCCTGCGCGGCACCGTCCACGTGGAGCATTCGCTGGCGCGGTTGGGGGCGGAGAAGCTGTGGACGTACCTGCAGGAAAAAGAGTTCGTCAACGCGCTGGGTGCGCTGACGGGTAACCAGGCGATGCAGCAGGTGAAGGCCGGTTTGAACGCCATCTACCTGTCCGGCTGGCAGGTCGCCGCCGACGCCAACCTCGCTGGCCAGATGTACCCGGACCAGTCGCTGTACCCGGCCGATTCGGTGCCGGCGGTGGTCAAGCGAATCAACAACACGCTGCTGCGCGCCGACCAGCTGCACCATGCAGAAGGCAAGGATGACATCGACTTCCTGCAGCCCATCGTAGCGGACGCCGAGGCCGGCTTCGGCGGCGTCCTCAACGCCTTCGAGCTGATGAAAGCAATGATCGAAGCCGGTGCTGCCGGGGTGCATTTCGAAGACCAGCTGGCCTCGGTGAAGAAGTGCGGCCACATGGGCGGCAAGGTGCTGGTGCCGACCCGGGAAGCCATTGAAAAACTGAACGCGGCTCGGCTGGCGGCCGATGTGCTGGGCGTGCCGACCCTGCTGGTGGCCCGCACCGATGCCGAGGCAGCCGACCTGCTGACCAGCGACATCGACCCCAATGACCAGCCCTTCGCCACCGGCGAGCGCACCACCGAAGGCTTCTACAAGACCCGCAACGGCCTGGATCAGGCCATCAGCCGCGGCTTGGCCTACGCGCCCTATGCCGACCTGGTGTGGTGCGAGACCGGCAAGCCGGACCTGGAGTTCGCCCGCCAGTTCGCCGAAGCCATCCATGCCAGGTTCCCGGGCAAGCTGCTGGCCTACAACTGCTCACCCAGTTTCAACTGGAAGAAGAACCTGGACGACGCCACCATCGCGAAGTTCCAGACCGAGATTGCCAAGTACGGGTACAAGTTCCAGTTCATCACCCTGGCCGGCTTCCACGCGCTCAACTACTCGATGTTCAACCTGGCCCACGGCTACGCCCGCCGCCAGATGAGCGCCTTCGTGGAGCTGCAGGAGGCCGAGTTCGCCGCCGCCGACCGTGGCTTCACAGCGGTCAAGCACCAGCGCGAGGTGGGCACTGGCTATTTCGATGCGGTCACCCAAGCGATCCAGCAGGGCCAGTCCTCGACCACCGCGCTGACCGGATCCACCGAAGAAGAACAGTTCAGCGCCGGCCGCGCCGCCTGA
- a CDS encoding NHLP-related RiPP peptide, with the protein MTASPTLPPALVQQLLQLLSSDDLFRSSFASNPGDALVGLGADASFGVLCCDPLPSLGTKDEFAQAELQLAERLEVQGPFNVPFLFLSGLPGLNG; encoded by the coding sequence ATGACCGCTTCGCCGACCCTACCCCCCGCTCTTGTCCAGCAGCTCCTTCAACTGCTGTCCTCCGACGATCTCTTCCGCAGCTCGTTCGCCTCCAATCCCGGCGATGCGTTGGTCGGGCTGGGCGCCGATGCGTCGTTCGGTGTGCTCTGCTGCGATCCACTTCCTTCGTTGGGAACCAAGGACGAGTTCGCTCAGGCGGAGCTGCAATTGGCTGAGCGCCTTGAAGTACAAGGTCCGTTCAACGTGCCCTTCCTGTTCCTGAGCGGGCTGCCTGGCCTGAACGGCTGA
- a CDS encoding acetyl/propionyl/methylcrotonyl-CoA carboxylase subunit alpha → MFNKILIANRGEIACRVIATCRALGIATVAVYSDADRNARHVRLADEAVAIGPAPAAESYLRAEVILDAARRTGAQAIHPGYGFLSENAAFADACAAAGIVFIGPPASAIRAMGDKSAAKALMQQAGVPLTPGYHGDNQDPQFLRGQADAIGYPVLIKASAGGGGKGMRRVDDSAAFIDALASCQREARSAFGNEHVLVEKYVLRPRHIEIQVFGDRHGDVVHLFERDCSVQRRHQKVLEEAPAPGMTAERRAAMGKAAVDAARAVGYVGAGTVEFIASPDGDFYFMEMNTRLQVEHPVTEFITGTDLVAWQLQVAAGQPLPKRQDELAIHGHALEARLYAEDADKGFLPSIGTLRHLRLPTPTANVRVDTGVEEGDTITPFYDPMIAKLIVWDIDRDAALRRMQQALADCQVVGVTTNAGFLRRLVGTASFSQAKLDTALIEREQEALAAPAAGDESLWALAAIAAAVTTPTARVDARDAQSPWQAQDGWRIGATAARTLPLQQGEREHVVRVTVQPGGWQVQRDAEPAVRVQGSFNDGHLVVVVQEQRLRVGVQRDGVQVYLFTAQGQQRYTVHDPVGESEQASADAGSLLAPMPGKIVATLVEPGSKVTRGTPLVVLEAMKMEHTLAAPADGTVHGYRAKAGEQVGDGAVLVDFEAA, encoded by the coding sequence ATGTTCAACAAGATCCTCATCGCCAACCGCGGCGAGATCGCCTGCCGCGTCATCGCCACCTGCCGCGCGCTGGGCATCGCCACCGTGGCGGTGTACTCCGACGCGGACCGCAACGCACGTCACGTGCGCCTGGCGGACGAGGCGGTTGCGATCGGCCCGGCGCCCGCCGCGGAGAGCTACCTGCGTGCCGAGGTGATCCTCGACGCAGCGCGGCGAACGGGCGCGCAGGCAATCCACCCCGGCTACGGCTTCCTGTCCGAGAACGCCGCCTTTGCCGATGCCTGCGCAGCGGCCGGGATCGTGTTCATCGGCCCACCGGCCAGCGCGATCCGTGCAATGGGCGACAAGAGCGCGGCCAAGGCGCTGATGCAACAGGCCGGCGTACCGCTTACCCCCGGCTACCACGGCGACAACCAGGACCCCCAGTTCCTGCGCGGGCAGGCGGATGCCATCGGCTACCCCGTGCTGATCAAGGCCAGCGCCGGCGGCGGCGGCAAGGGCATGCGTCGCGTGGACGACAGCGCAGCCTTCATCGACGCCCTGGCCAGTTGCCAGCGCGAAGCGCGCTCGGCCTTCGGCAACGAGCACGTGCTGGTTGAAAAGTACGTCCTGCGCCCGCGCCACATCGAAATACAGGTGTTCGGTGACCGTCACGGCGACGTCGTCCATCTGTTCGAGCGCGACTGCTCGGTGCAGCGCCGCCACCAGAAAGTGCTGGAGGAAGCCCCTGCCCCGGGCATGACGGCGGAACGTCGCGCCGCGATGGGCAAGGCAGCCGTCGATGCAGCGCGCGCGGTGGGCTACGTCGGTGCGGGCACGGTGGAGTTCATCGCCTCGCCGGACGGCGATTTCTATTTCATGGAAATGAACACCCGCCTGCAGGTGGAGCATCCGGTCACCGAGTTCATCACCGGCACCGACCTGGTGGCATGGCAACTGCAGGTGGCCGCTGGCCAGCCCCTGCCCAAGCGCCAGGACGAGCTGGCCATCCACGGCCATGCACTGGAGGCGCGGCTGTACGCCGAAGACGCCGACAAGGGCTTCCTGCCCTCGATCGGCACGCTGCGCCACCTGCGCCTGCCCACCCCGACGGCAAACGTGCGGGTGGATACGGGCGTCGAGGAAGGCGACACCATCACCCCGTTTTACGACCCGATGATCGCCAAACTGATCGTCTGGGACATCGATCGTGACGCGGCACTGCGCCGCATGCAGCAGGCATTGGCCGACTGCCAGGTGGTGGGCGTGACCACCAACGCCGGCTTCCTGCGACGGCTGGTGGGGACCGCATCCTTCTCGCAGGCGAAGTTGGACACGGCGCTGATCGAACGCGAGCAGGAGGCCTTGGCCGCGCCCGCGGCAGGCGACGAATCGCTCTGGGCGCTGGCTGCCATCGCTGCCGCTGTCACCACACCCACTGCACGTGTGGATGCGCGCGATGCGCAGTCACCGTGGCAGGCGCAGGATGGCTGGCGGATCGGTGCGACCGCCGCCCGCACCTTGCCGCTGCAGCAGGGCGAGCGCGAGCATGTCGTGCGCGTGACCGTGCAACCGGGCGGCTGGCAGGTTCAGCGTGACGCAGAGCCCGCCGTGAGGGTCCAGGGTTCGTTCAATGACGGCCACCTGGTTGTGGTCGTGCAGGAACAGCGCCTGCGTGTGGGCGTGCAGCGCGATGGCGTGCAGGTGTATCTGTTCACCGCGCAGGGCCAGCAGCGCTACACCGTGCACGACCCGGTGGGGGAATCCGAACAGGCCAGCGCCGATGCCGGCAGCCTGTTGGCGCCGATGCCCGGCAAGATCGTCGCCACCCTGGTGGAGCCGGGCAGCAAGGTCACCCGCGGCACGCCGCTGGTGGTGCTGGAGGCGATGAAGATGGAGCACACGCTGGCGGCACCGGCCGATGGCACGGTGCACGGGTACCGCGCGAAGGCGGGCGAGCAGGTGGGAGACGGCGCGGTGCTGGTGGATTTCGAGGCGGCGTGA
- a CDS encoding LysR family transcriptional regulator produces the protein MSTRPPPSPRFSYKSDRLKPLRAFCQTVRLGSVSRAAEALFVSQPAISQQLQALERELGVVLFERSGRRLVPSREGQLLFEMAQPLVEDLDGLEARFRDKVSGMDAGELNIAANSSTILYLLPRIIERFRQLHPDVRLTLHNAISADGTDLLRDDAVDLAVGSMTDVPADLTYAPAYRFEQMLITPHDHPLARGKLSLEAISQHPLVLPPKRQITYRLVDQVFQRHRLPYTVALEVGGWEVIKQYVAMGMGISIVPSLCLNDADPHKLVARSMREWFPERSYGVIVRRGKALSAQARAFVEMIQPELFSPREYDQSGHSER, from the coding sequence ATGTCCACGCGACCACCGCCAAGTCCTCGTTTTTCCTACAAATCCGACCGGTTGAAACCGCTGCGGGCGTTCTGCCAGACGGTGCGACTCGGGTCGGTGTCACGCGCCGCGGAGGCGCTTTTCGTCAGCCAGCCGGCGATCAGCCAGCAGTTGCAGGCGCTGGAGCGCGAGCTGGGCGTGGTGCTGTTCGAGCGCAGTGGGCGGCGTCTGGTTCCCAGCCGCGAAGGCCAGTTGCTGTTCGAGATGGCCCAGCCGCTGGTGGAAGACCTGGACGGACTGGAGGCGCGGTTCCGCGACAAGGTCAGCGGCATGGACGCCGGCGAGCTGAACATCGCGGCCAACAGCTCCACCATCCTGTACCTGCTGCCGCGCATCATCGAACGCTTCCGCCAGCTGCACCCGGACGTGCGCCTGACCCTGCACAACGCCATCAGCGCCGACGGCACCGACCTGCTGCGCGACGATGCCGTGGATCTGGCCGTGGGCTCGATGACCGACGTGCCGGCCGACCTGACCTACGCCCCCGCCTACCGCTTCGAGCAGATGCTGATCACCCCGCACGACCACCCGCTGGCGCGCGGCAAGCTGAGCCTGGAGGCGATCTCCCAACACCCGCTGGTACTGCCACCGAAGCGCCAGATCACCTACCGGCTGGTGGACCAGGTGTTCCAGCGCCACCGCCTGCCTTATACCGTGGCGCTGGAAGTCGGCGGCTGGGAAGTGATCAAGCAGTACGTGGCGATGGGGATGGGCATTTCCATCGTCCCGTCGCTGTGCCTGAATGATGCCGACCCCCACAAGCTGGTGGCGCGTTCGATGCGCGAGTGGTTCCCCGAGCGCAGTTATGGCGTCATCGTGCGGCGTGGCAAGGCATTGTCGGCGCAGGCGCGCGCGTTCGTGGAGATGATCCAGCCGGAGCTGTTCTCACCGCGCGAGTACGACCAGAGTGGGCATTCCGAGCGCTGA
- the aceB gene encoding malate synthase A — MPAVATALPSPPAKPTPGISLTTQVAGQAALLPAPLLALLVSLHRAVEPGRQARLAARVQRQAFFDQGGLPDFRADTAPIRAEDWKVAPLPTALLDRRVEITGPTDPKMVINALNSGAKVFMADFEDATAPTWRNLLAGQQSLIGAVRGDLQFTAPASGSKPAKHYTLRPYEERAVLIVRPRGWHLDEKHVLVDGQRLAGGLFDAAVFAYHNARTLMANDRGPYFYLPKLQSMEEAALWETALSHIEGMLGLPQGQIKVTVLIETLPAVFEMDEILHALRERIVGLNCGRWDYIFSYLKTFRRHADKVLPDRGQVTMTQPFLKAYSELLIQTCHRRGAHAMGGMAAQIPIGNDAAANEQAMARVRADKLREVTAGHDGTWVAHPALIPVAMAIFDDHMPGANQQQVLRQDVRVDRDQLIARPPGTITRAGFDGNVEVCVRYLAAWLDGNGCVPIHNLMEDAATAEISRSQLWQWLHTPGQQLDDGTAIDPPLLDSALAQLPARLGDRAALPGGGRVDEAIALLSELSRADELNDFLTLPAYARID; from the coding sequence ATGCCTGCCGTTGCTACTGCTCTTCCATCGCCGCCCGCCAAGCCGACGCCCGGGATCTCGCTGACCACCCAGGTGGCCGGCCAGGCCGCCCTGCTGCCTGCCCCGCTGCTGGCGCTGCTGGTGTCGTTGCACCGCGCCGTCGAGCCGGGTCGCCAGGCCCGCTTGGCCGCCCGCGTGCAGCGTCAGGCGTTCTTCGACCAAGGCGGTCTGCCGGACTTCCGCGCCGATACCGCGCCGATCCGTGCGGAGGATTGGAAGGTGGCACCGCTGCCGACGGCGCTGCTGGACCGCCGCGTGGAGATCACCGGGCCGACCGACCCGAAGATGGTCATCAACGCGCTGAACTCCGGGGCCAAGGTGTTCATGGCCGACTTCGAGGACGCCACGGCACCGACCTGGCGCAACCTGCTGGCTGGCCAGCAGTCGCTGATCGGCGCGGTGCGCGGCGACCTGCAGTTCACCGCCCCGGCGAGCGGCAGCAAGCCGGCCAAGCACTACACGCTGCGTCCTTATGAAGAGCGCGCGGTGCTGATCGTGCGCCCGCGCGGCTGGCACCTGGACGAAAAACACGTGCTCGTGGATGGCCAGCGGCTGGCCGGTGGGCTGTTCGATGCGGCGGTGTTCGCCTACCACAACGCCCGCACGCTGATGGCCAACGACCGCGGCCCGTACTTTTACCTGCCCAAGCTGCAGAGCATGGAAGAAGCCGCGCTGTGGGAAACCGCGCTCTCGCACATCGAAGGCATGCTGGGCCTGCCGCAGGGGCAGATCAAGGTCACCGTGCTGATCGAAACGCTGCCGGCGGTGTTCGAAATGGACGAGATCCTGCACGCCCTGCGCGAGCGCATCGTCGGCCTGAACTGCGGCCGCTGGGATTACATTTTCTCGTACCTGAAGACGTTCCGCCGGCATGCCGACAAGGTGCTGCCGGATCGTGGCCAGGTGACCATGACCCAGCCGTTCCTGAAGGCCTATTCGGAGTTGCTGATCCAGACCTGCCACCGGCGCGGTGCACATGCGATGGGCGGCATGGCTGCGCAGATCCCGATCGGCAACGATGCGGCCGCCAACGAACAGGCGATGGCCCGCGTGCGGGCAGACAAGCTGCGCGAGGTCACGGCCGGCCACGACGGCACCTGGGTGGCGCACCCGGCGTTGATCCCGGTGGCGATGGCCATCTTCGATGACCACATGCCCGGCGCGAACCAGCAGCAGGTGCTGCGCCAGGACGTGCGCGTGGACCGCGACCAGTTGATCGCGCGTCCGCCGGGCACCATCACGCGTGCCGGCTTCGATGGCAACGTGGAAGTGTGCGTGCGCTACCTGGCGGCCTGGCTGGATGGGAACGGCTGCGTGCCGATCCACAACCTGATGGAAGACGCCGCCACCGCCGAGATCAGCCGCAGCCAGCTGTGGCAGTGGCTGCACACGCCCGGGCAGCAACTGGACGACGGCACGGCCATCGACCCGCCGCTGCTGGACAGCGCGTTGGCGCAGCTGCCGGCCCGCCTGGGTGACCGCGCGGCACTGCCCGGTGGCGGCCGCGTGGACGAAGCCATCGCGCTGCTGTCCGAGCTGAGCCGCGCCGATGAACTCAACGATTTCCTGACCCTGCCGGCCTACGCACGCATCGACTGA
- a CDS encoding putative peptide modification system cyclase: MRGDKEPSPHVPQLRALLFTDLVDSTSLVERIGDTAAAELFQQHDRLVLAMQQRWRGQQIDRSDGLFLLFERPVDALGFALDYQQGLRQLGQANHVPLFARAGLHVGEVILWDNSAEAIALGSKPVEVEGLAKPMAARLMQLARPGQVLLSATAESMVRRATDRLGDVGKGLKWKSYGRWRFKGVAQPMDVHGVATPELPSVGRPRPTPKAMRDIPFWRRPMAMAAEATFAMVLLVGGWFLLRPQPAIAFVERDWVVLGDVNNRTTTALLGDGLQQALYMSLGQSRFVNVLSELKVRETLQLMQKPVRQPLDRDLAVQVAIREGARAVLLPSVFEVNNKVRISVEVLDPRTGKTVYTRFADGHGLESVLASTDKVVASLRDDLGEAMRDVSTDHKPLPTVATADLDALHAYAKGVEALAEARYSDAVMFFEQATRLDPEFAFAYVGQMRIKYAMGNLAEAAALYETVRTRRARLTARDQLYLDAWALEFTGEQAAKTAEKWRLLTELYPDDSAGWMNYSKALFAYGSYDLALDAATPLLGRQQPYRAQVLVWIARVHLANGNTAAARSLLNEAARQPGWRGDGLEAALLALEGNFDSANSRFSAMTSPSLGTRLEHAAVLGLQGKPGSAAAMAEEAVTQCRTVAEMCSVSRAQAAAWEDQQGHPTAAVQYRKLLDAAVAEADVPRTASSRHLTLVALGIAYQAVRAGHGSAIPKQLARLQVLAGQQDDDPRVHELSAMLGARMALDEGDLERATAQMSLVPAGTLYQWRVLAHDVAAARGNEPESANQARWLQGHRGLAFAEDAGGYVLLALNIGDMRRLAAKAVQPAT; this comes from the coding sequence ATGCGCGGCGACAAGGAACCGTCCCCCCACGTCCCGCAACTGCGGGCGTTGTTGTTCACCGATCTGGTGGACTCCACATCGCTGGTGGAGCGCATTGGCGACACTGCCGCTGCAGAGTTGTTCCAGCAGCACGATCGCCTGGTGCTGGCCATGCAGCAGCGCTGGCGCGGCCAGCAGATCGATCGCTCCGATGGCCTGTTCCTGCTGTTCGAACGCCCGGTGGATGCGCTGGGATTCGCGCTGGACTACCAGCAGGGGCTGCGCCAGCTCGGCCAGGCCAACCACGTGCCGCTGTTCGCGCGGGCCGGCCTGCACGTGGGCGAGGTGATCCTGTGGGACAACAGCGCCGAGGCCATCGCCTTGGGTTCCAAGCCGGTGGAAGTGGAAGGCCTGGCCAAGCCGATGGCCGCACGCCTGATGCAGCTGGCGCGGCCGGGGCAGGTGCTGCTGTCGGCCACCGCCGAGTCGATGGTGCGGCGCGCGACCGATCGCTTGGGTGACGTCGGCAAGGGGCTGAAGTGGAAGTCGTACGGCCGGTGGCGTTTCAAGGGCGTGGCGCAGCCCATGGATGTCCATGGCGTGGCGACGCCCGAGTTGCCGTCGGTGGGCCGACCGCGGCCGACGCCGAAGGCCATGCGCGATATCCCGTTCTGGCGCCGGCCGATGGCGATGGCGGCGGAGGCCACGTTTGCGATGGTGCTGCTGGTGGGAGGATGGTTCCTGCTGCGCCCACAACCCGCGATTGCGTTTGTCGAGCGCGACTGGGTGGTGTTGGGCGATGTAAACAACCGGACCACCACCGCGCTGCTGGGTGATGGCCTTCAGCAGGCGCTCTACATGAGCCTGGGCCAGTCGCGTTTCGTCAACGTCCTGAGCGAGCTCAAAGTCCGCGAAACACTGCAGCTCATGCAGAAGCCTGTGCGCCAGCCTCTCGACAGGGATCTTGCCGTGCAGGTGGCGATCCGCGAGGGGGCGCGGGCCGTACTTCTCCCCAGCGTCTTCGAAGTAAACAACAAGGTGCGTATCAGCGTCGAGGTGCTTGATCCGCGGACGGGAAAGACGGTGTACACACGGTTCGCAGATGGCCATGGCCTGGAGTCAGTGCTCGCCTCGACAGACAAGGTCGTCGCATCGTTGCGCGATGATCTGGGCGAAGCCATGCGCGATGTGTCGACCGATCACAAGCCGCTACCGACCGTGGCGACCGCTGATCTCGATGCGCTGCACGCCTATGCCAAGGGAGTGGAGGCGCTTGCAGAGGCACGTTACAGCGATGCGGTGATGTTCTTCGAGCAAGCGACCCGTCTGGATCCTGAGTTCGCGTTTGCGTACGTAGGCCAGATGCGCATCAAGTATGCGATGGGAAATCTTGCAGAAGCCGCCGCACTTTACGAGACGGTCAGAACCAGGCGCGCTCGGCTGACTGCACGAGATCAGCTGTATCTGGATGCGTGGGCGTTGGAGTTCACGGGTGAGCAGGCAGCAAAGACAGCCGAAAAGTGGCGGCTCCTTACTGAGCTCTATCCGGACGACAGTGCCGGCTGGATGAATTACTCGAAAGCACTGTTTGCCTACGGTTCCTACGATCTCGCACTGGACGCGGCAACGCCGCTGCTGGGTCGACAGCAGCCGTATCGTGCCCAGGTTCTTGTCTGGATTGCACGCGTGCACCTTGCCAATGGCAATACGGCCGCAGCGAGAAGTCTACTCAACGAGGCGGCGCGGCAGCCGGGATGGCGGGGTGATGGACTGGAGGCCGCGCTTCTTGCTCTTGAAGGGAATTTTGACTCTGCGAACAGCCGATTCAGTGCCATGACGTCTCCTTCGCTGGGCACGCGTCTGGAGCATGCTGCGGTTCTTGGCCTTCAGGGAAAGCCTGGAAGCGCCGCAGCGATGGCGGAAGAGGCCGTTACTCAGTGCCGGACCGTTGCAGAGATGTGCAGCGTAAGTCGGGCGCAGGCCGCCGCTTGGGAAGATCAGCAGGGGCACCCCACCGCTGCAGTCCAGTACCGGAAACTGCTCGACGCAGCAGTGGCGGAAGCGGATGTTCCCCGGACCGCGTCAAGCCGGCACCTTACGTTGGTAGCACTTGGCATTGCCTATCAGGCCGTGCGTGCTGGGCACGGTTCTGCCATTCCCAAGCAGCTGGCAAGACTTCAGGTGCTGGCGGGACAGCAGGACGACGATCCGCGTGTGCATGAGCTCAGTGCGATGCTGGGCGCACGGATGGCGCTGGACGAGGGCGACCTGGAAAGAGCGACGGCCCAGATGTCCCTGGTTCCAGCGGGGACGCTGTACCAGTGGCGAGTACTGGCGCACGACGTTGCGGCGGCGAGGGGTAATGAGCCCGAGTCTGCCAATCAGGCGAGGTGGTTGCAAGGTCATCGCGGACTCGCATTCGCGGAGGATGCGGGCGGCTATGTGCTGCTGGCGCTCAATATTGGCGACATGCGCAGGCTGGCTGCCAAGGCAGTCCAGCCCGCGACGTGA
- a CDS encoding putative peptide maturation dehydrogenase has translation MRFRRCAALVVETVESHVFDLAGVLAGTTGVTAEQSLQVRAAHLDDPCVVDRDDCALLLMLSPTIWQSVPEEESSRRQVLGLLDRGLLVSDDPAHADHHASDGRVRSAHWWPLSAIHYRHSRWSATDSVAEMEDRQMVTAQDLVRQLGPPPPAWPPRAAGAISLPLRPAAPPDILLQERATCRNYDAARSLPLQTVSDVLQQVLMAQATVETEPGVHFLKKNVPSAGSMHPLEAFIVARGIEGLEDGLYHYHAMAHELARLPEQPADLAAFSTKLLSGQHWFANAHVQVVLVCRFQRNFWKYRNHAKAYRAVILDAGHISQAFYTAATRQGLGAFVTAAINEAEIETLLGLDPMADGALAVCGFGWRSGEQATAELDPAGHVWTNGSLSIKQTGG, from the coding sequence ATGCGCTTTCGTCGCTGCGCGGCACTGGTTGTCGAGACCGTTGAGTCACACGTGTTCGATCTTGCGGGGGTTCTTGCTGGCACAACGGGTGTAACCGCGGAGCAGTCGTTGCAGGTGCGGGCTGCCCACTTGGACGACCCATGCGTGGTTGATCGTGATGACTGTGCGCTCCTGCTGATGCTGAGCCCGACGATCTGGCAATCCGTTCCAGAAGAGGAATCGTCTCGACGTCAGGTGTTGGGTCTGCTCGATCGCGGGCTGTTGGTAAGCGATGATCCGGCTCATGCAGATCATCACGCCTCCGATGGACGCGTGCGCAGTGCACACTGGTGGCCACTTTCAGCGATCCATTACCGGCATTCGCGCTGGAGCGCAACGGATAGTGTTGCGGAAATGGAGGATCGGCAGATGGTGACCGCGCAGGACCTGGTCAGGCAGCTCGGACCGCCGCCGCCTGCATGGCCACCTCGTGCGGCAGGGGCCATTTCTCTGCCGCTTCGGCCTGCAGCGCCGCCTGACATCCTGCTTCAGGAACGCGCTACCTGCCGGAATTACGACGCTGCCCGCAGTCTGCCCCTGCAGACCGTATCTGACGTGCTCCAGCAGGTCCTGATGGCACAGGCCACCGTGGAGACAGAACCCGGCGTCCACTTCCTGAAGAAAAACGTGCCTTCCGCGGGGAGCATGCACCCGCTCGAGGCATTCATCGTCGCGCGGGGCATAGAAGGGCTGGAGGATGGCCTGTACCACTATCACGCGATGGCGCATGAGCTGGCGAGGCTTCCCGAGCAGCCTGCCGATCTGGCCGCCTTTTCGACCAAGCTTCTCTCAGGACAGCACTGGTTTGCCAACGCGCATGTGCAGGTTGTGCTTGTCTGCCGCTTCCAGCGAAATTTCTGGAAATACCGTAACCACGCAAAGGCCTACAGGGCCGTGATCCTCGACGCCGGGCATATATCCCAAGCGTTCTACACGGCAGCGACACGGCAGGGTCTGGGGGCTTTCGTCACGGCGGCGATCAATGAGGCTGAGATCGAAACCCTGCTGGGGCTGGATCCCATGGCGGATGGCGCGCTGGCGGTCTGCGGCTTTGGTTGGCGCTCGGGTGAACAGGCCACCGCAGAACTGGATCCTGCTGGACACGTGTGGACGAACGGATCGCTGAGCATCAAGCAGACAGGCGGCTGA
- a CDS encoding GGDEF domain-containing protein, which produces MSGRGAVADACARTGIATTAMAEIVHAVLSPEEFALFASFANQRSLRDGDCLFRRGHRGSSMFVIAEGAIELDFGEDLVMKRLGPNEFFGELGLLIGDHLRSADARATCDTEVLELGHVDFHRLVESEPGLVAYFLRRTIMRVVGNEQALISQLRRRNHDLETALDNLYVTTHQLSHTRELVRTDELTGLHNRRGLALYLQECRGHEEGPAQGLLLIDCDHFKQINDQFGHQAGDRVLQSVANILRSMAGADDLACRLGGDEFCLLLRRANAQIVQHAAEFVLSAVHGLLERSHGTPHVCHLSIGASLVDATADWSEWYANADRALYQAKRDGGDRLRWVHDVTDSD; this is translated from the coding sequence ATGAGCGGCAGGGGTGCGGTCGCAGACGCGTGTGCACGGACAGGCATTGCCACCACGGCGATGGCTGAGATCGTGCACGCCGTCCTGAGTCCCGAAGAGTTCGCCCTGTTTGCCAGCTTCGCCAACCAGCGCAGCCTGCGTGATGGCGATTGCCTGTTCCGCCGAGGTCATCGTGGCAGCAGCATGTTCGTCATCGCAGAAGGCGCCATCGAGCTCGACTTCGGCGAAGACCTGGTGATGAAGCGGCTGGGCCCGAACGAGTTCTTCGGGGAGCTGGGCCTGCTGATCGGCGATCACCTGCGCAGTGCTGATGCGCGCGCGACCTGCGATACCGAAGTCCTTGAACTCGGTCATGTCGACTTTCATCGGCTGGTGGAAAGCGAGCCGGGGCTGGTAGCTTATTTCCTGCGCCGTACCATCATGCGCGTGGTGGGCAACGAGCAGGCACTGATCAGCCAGCTGCGCCGCCGCAACCATGACCTCGAAACAGCGCTGGACAACCTGTACGTCACCACCCACCAGCTCAGCCACACCCGCGAGCTGGTGCGTACCGACGAGCTGACCGGCCTGCACAACCGGCGTGGACTGGCGCTGTACCTGCAGGAATGCCGCGGACACGAAGAGGGACCCGCGCAGGGACTGCTGCTGATCGACTGCGACCACTTCAAGCAGATCAACGACCAGTTCGGCCATCAGGCGGGCGACCGCGTGCTGCAGAGCGTGGCCAACATCCTGCGCTCGATGGCCGGTGCCGACGATCTGGCCTGCCGCCTGGGCGGTGATGAGTTCTGCCTGCTGCTGCGCCGGGCCAATGCGCAGATCGTGCAGCACGCCGCCGAGTTCGTGCTCAGCGCGGTGCACGGCCTGCTGGAACGCAGCCATGGTACGCCGCATGTGTGCCATCTCAGCATCGGCGCCAGCCTGGTCGATGCCACCGCCGACTGGAGTGAGTGGTATGCCAATGCCGATCGCGCGTTGTACCAGGCCAAGCGCGATGGTGGTGATCGGCTGCGATGGGTGCATGATGTGACGGACAGCGACTAG